CTAATACTTTGTGGCATAGTCGGAGACATTGAAACTGGTTATAAATTTGGGCAGCTAGCATTAAATTTGTTAGAACGTTTAAATGCCAAAGAAGTCAAAACTAAAACCTTATTTCATGTCTATAATTTTATCTTTCATTGGAAAGATCATGCCAAGGAAGGAGTAACACCTTTATTGGATGCTTATTGCAATGGACTGGAAACAGGAGATTTAGACTTTTCTGCTTATTCAATTCACCAATACTGTTTTCGTTTATATGCTATCGGTAAAGAACTAACCGAACTTGCCAAAGAAATGGCGACTTACAACGATGCAATAGTTAAACTCAAACAAGAAACTGCCCTTAATTACAATAAAATTTATCATCAAGCAGTTTTAAATTTAATTGGCAACTCAGAAAACCCTTGTATTTTAAACGGCGAAGTGTATGACGAACAGAGAATGCTGCCAATTCATCTGTCCGCTAATGACCAAATTGCTGCTTACAATTTATATTTCAATAAACTTATCCTCTGCTATTTATTTGCCGATTATGTACAAGCAATTGAAAGCGCCGAAAAAGCTGAAAAAAATCTAGAAGCGGTGGTAGGTTCACCTTTTGTTCCTCTATTTTATTTTTACGATTCTTTATCTCGACTGGGGTTATATCTAAACAGGACAAAACTAGAGCAAAAACAACTGCTCGCTAAGGTGCAAGCTAATCAGAAAAAAATGCGGAAATGGGCAAAATTTGCCCCGATGAATTACCTGCATAAGTTTTATTTAGTAGAGGCAGAACGCTATCGAATTTTTGGTCAAAATCTCAAAGCAATGGACTGTTACAAACGTGCTATTGCTGAATCTCAAAAACATGAGTACGTCAATGAAGAAGCTTTAGCTCAAGAATTAGCAGCTAAATTTTATCTTGCTTGGGGTTTCCAACCAATTGCTCAAACTTATTTAATTAATGCTTATTACGCTTATGCTCGTTGGGGAGCAAAAGCTAAATTGAAGGATTTAGAAAAACGTTATCCTCAATTACTGACTCCTATAGTTAACCGCGAGACTAACTTAGATACCAGGGAGACTCTTTTCGAGACGATAAAAGGAACTGTTACTTCTAGTAGTAATAATAGTTCGGTAGTTTTTGACTTAGCCACAGTAATGAAAGCCTCGCAAGCTATCTCTGGGGAAATTGTCTTCGAGCAATTGTTAAAACAGGTGATGAAAGCGGCGATTGAAAATGCCGGCGCCCAAAAGGGTTTTCTCATCCTAGAAAAAAACGAAAATTGGGTAATAGAAGCAGCAATGGAGTCCGAGGAGATTACTATTTTACAATCGATTCCGGTAGATTCTCTAGAGCCGGCAACTAATATTCCTCGGCTCTCAACAGCGATTGTTAACTATGTGGCTCGCAGCCACGAAAATGTGGTCTTGAATAATGCCACGGATGAAGGACAATTTACTCGCGATGCTTATATTATCGCCACTCAACCGAAATCAATTCTCTGCATTTCTCTTCTCAATCAAGGGAAATTAGCTGGGATTCTTTACTTAGAAAATAATTTAGCTATTGGTGCATTTACTCCGGAACGAGTCGAAACTTTAAAAATTATTGCGGCTCAAGCTGCTATTTCGATAAAAAATGCCTATCTCTACGAACAATTAGAAGATTATAACCGAACTTTAGAGCAAAAAGTGGCAGAACGCACTCAAGAATTATTGCACACTGTCGAAATTCTTAAAGCTACCCAATCAGAATTAGTCATCGAAAATTCTCTGCTCAGAAGTGCCGAAGAACCTTCAAGTTATAATTACCAAGTAGGGGGAAGTTTGCCGCTCGATGCACCTACTTATGTGGTACGCTCGGCAGACAGACATTTATATAAAGCTTTAAGATTGGGGCAGCTTTGTTATATCTTGAATACTAGACAAATGGGGAAGTCTAGCTTGTGCGTTCAAATTCTGAAAAAAATGCAAGCAGAAGGGTTTGCTTGTACGGCGATCGATATTTCTGTAATTAGCAGTCCAGAGACAAGTTTGGAGCAGTGGTATGCAGGTTTTACTTATCTTTTAGTTAGTGGTTTGAAATTGTCAAATAAAGTCAAGTTTCGTGGTTGGTGGCGAGAACATGAATTCTTGTCGCCGGCGCAGCGTTTATCAGAATTTATTAATGAAGTGTTGTTAAGGGTTATTGAGGAAAAAATTATTATTTTTATCGATGAGATCGATGGCGTACTCGATCTTCAGTTTGATAGTAGTGCATTTTTTAGTATTATCCGTACTTGTTATAACAAACGGGCTGATAGTTCCGACTATCAACGTTTAAATTTTGTTTTGTTAGGTGTGGCGACTCCTTCCCAATTGATTCAAGATAAAAACGGTACTCCTTTTAATGTCGGTCAAGCAATTCAATTGAAGGGTTTTCAAGTCCATGAAGCGCAACCTTTACTGCAAGGATTGACTAAACGAGTGAGTAATCCACAAACTTTATTGAAAGAGGTGATTGCTTGGACGGGGGGACAGCCTTTTTTGACTCAAAAGGTTTGTAAGTTGATTTGTAGTGCGGATTCGGCGATTCCGACGAATGAGGAAGCTACTTATGTCGAAGAGTTAGTGCGATCGCAAATTATCGAAAATTGGGAATCGCAAGACCAACCAGAACATTTGAGGACGATTCGCGATCGCTTACTCAGGGATAAGCAGCGTGCGCGAGAATTGCTCAAACTTTACCAACAAATTTTACATCAAGGACAGGTTATGGCGGTGAATAGTCCTGAAGAAACAGAATTGCTGATCTGTGGGTTAGTCGTTAAGCGAGAGGGTTATCTTCAAGTCAATAATCGTATTTATCAGATGGTTTTTGATCGACCTTGGGTCTTAAAGCATTTAAATGACAGCGAAGTTACTACTGAAGTTGGTGAATAAAATTTGTTTGGGGTAGGATTACCCAGCGCTTTTCGCAGAAACTTGATAGCAGAGAGGGAGAAATTTAAAAGCTTTTCGCAGCTTCGTCCAACTATAGCAAGTTATTGCTCATTGGTATATGATTTATGAGAGTATTTACACAAAATTTAGAAAACTTGGCAACATGGTACTAAGAGCAGATTGGCAAGAAATTAGCGATCGCATTTCTCAACTCATTGCCAGAGCATGGCTAGACTCGGATTTGAATGAAAGATTAATTGCTGACCCCAGAAGAACCCTTGAAGAGGAAGGAATTGAAATTCCCGAAGGCGTGGAAGTGAATATTGACCAATCTACTTATAATTGGAGTATTGGTTCGGAAGGGAGTAATGTAGTTTGGCGTATTCCCTTACCGCCAAAACCCGCAGATATTTCCGAAGAACAGCTATCAGCTTGGACGAGAGGCACGCTTGCCCCAGAAATTGAAGCGATGATCCCTGCCTGCTGTTAATTCCTCTGCTATATCTCTGTTTCAAGAAACAACATTGTTTCTCGAAACAGAGGTATAAAGAAGAGCAAAATTTATCAATGCAAGCGTTCTCAACTCATTGCTAGAGCATGGCTAGACTCTGAGTTAAAGGAACGATTAACTCTCGATGTGTTGTAGAAAACAAAAATCATGACTGCAAGTGAACTCACAGGTATAGATGCCAACCAAGTTATAGATGTGGCAGTTGTAGGAGGTGGAGTTTCAGGAACCTATCTTAGTTGGCGGTTAGCTACCTCCAAGAAGTACACAAAAGTGCATCTTTATGAATTGAGCGATCGCCTTGGCGGGCGGCTTTTATCAGTTCCCATGCCCGAAATGCCCCATGTCATCGCCGAATTTGGTGGCATGGGGTTTCTCGGTTGTCAAGAAATTGTTTCTCAATTAGTTACCCACTTAAACATTCCCACCAAACCCTTTCCTGTAGGCAGCCCTAACAACCTTTATTATTTAAGAGGCAAACATCTCTATCAAAGAGAAGAAGACCTCACCAACCAAACAAAAGTCCCCTACAATCTCCGCCAAGACGAACAAGGTATTCATCCCGCAGAACTGACAGCTAAAGCTTTTTTACAACTAATACCCGAACTAAAAAATATCCAACTAGGAGATCGAGCTAGCTTAGAAAAATGGCAGCACCTGCGGGAAACCTGGCAAGTAGACGGTCAATACCTCTACAATATGGCTCTTTGGGAATTATTACTCAAAACCCTCAGCCACGAAGCTTATAAATTTAGTGCCGATACCAACGGCTATTTCTTCTACTACGGTACTTGGAATGCTGCCCAAGCAATAGAAGTACAAATGGTTAACCCAGGTTTAGAAAATCGTAATGCCTGGAATGATGCCAAAACCCTGCAACAGGGATATCAACAATTACCAGAAACTTTAGCCGCCGAATTTCAAAAACACAACGGTCAAATTCACCGGCAACATCGCCTGATTAGTTTTGCACCCTATGGCAATTCCCAAAACCCCTTATTAAAGCTAACTTTTGAAGACAGAACCCAAAAACATCAGGTTACGGTATTTGCCAAACATCTCATTCTCGCCATGCCCAAACGCTCTCTAGAGTTGCTTGACCAAAATAACTTCTTTTTCCGCAATCCTCAATTGCGCCGCAATCTGCAAGCAGTAAGCACAAATCCAGCCTTCAAATTATTTCTCTGCTATCCCTATCCTTGG
The sequence above is drawn from the Oscillatoria salina IIICB1 genome and encodes:
- a CDS encoding AAA family ATPase — translated: MVTLKGYRINDKIYDGNKTLVYRGIKKSNQKPIVVKLSKSEYPTFSELVKFRNQYIIAKNLNLPGVISFISLEKYRNGFALIMEDFGGISLKEYANSRNLSLEEILNITIAIAKSLEGLYSHRIVHKDIKPYNILINPQTKQVKLIDFSISSLLPKENQEIQNPHVLEGTLNYISPEQTGRMNRGIDYRTDFYSLGVTLYELLTNRLPFQSNDPMELVYCHLAKQPTPPIEVNPTIPQMVNDIIMKLMNKTPEQRYQTAFGIRSDLEKCLERWQTNGQIAPFLLGQRDISDHFFIPEKLYGRETEVFTLLAAFDRISQGTTEMMLVAGFSGIGKTAVVNEVHKPIVRQRGYFISGKFDRFKKNTPFSALVQAFQNLMRQLLTESNSSLAEWKTKILSALGENGQVIIDVIPELETIIGKQPEVPELPPTSAQNRFNILFEKFIQVFATKEHPLIIFLDDLQWADSASLKLIKLLMTGAKIGYFLLLGAYRDCEVNPSHPLILTLNEIRSNHATINQITLAPLNVSDLNRLIADTLNCPSERSLPLTELVHQKTNGNPFFTNQFLKFLHQDGIISFDFNSRSWQCDIARVKSLAASNDVVEFMAAQLQKLPEKTQEVLKLAACIGNQFDLDKLAIVSEKSQAETATDLWLGLQEGLVLPQNEIYKFFQDEQSFSSQSAITNELKKITISYKFLHDRVQQAAYFLIPEEQKKSIHLKIGRLLLRNIPLESREENIFEIVNQLNTSISLIIHQDERDELAQLNLIAGKKALAATAYAAAVKYLNTGIELLAPDSWNNQYHLTLALYEKAAEAAYLSTDFAQMEQLADIALDRAKSLLDKIKTYEIKIQAYTVQNQLLKAVQTALSVVKLLGINFPKKTSNLKILLGMLGTKLTLARKSPADFINLPRMSEPLHLARMQILLSVHSAAYISAPQLYPLIIFKQLKLSVKYGNTSGSVVVYATYGLILCGIVGDIETGYKFGQLALNLLERLNAKEVKTKTLFHVYNFIFHWKDHAKEGVTPLLDAYCNGLETGDLDFSAYSIHQYCFRLYAIGKELTELAKEMATYNDAIVKLKQETALNYNKIYHQAVLNLIGNSENPCILNGEVYDEQRMLPIHLSANDQIAAYNLYFNKLILCYLFADYVQAIESAEKAEKNLEAVVGSPFVPLFYFYDSLSRLGLYLNRTKLEQKQLLAKVQANQKKMRKWAKFAPMNYLHKFYLVEAERYRIFGQNLKAMDCYKRAIAESQKHEYVNEEALAQELAAKFYLAWGFQPIAQTYLINAYYAYARWGAKAKLKDLEKRYPQLLTPIVNRETNLDTRETLFETIKGTVTSSSNNSSVVFDLATVMKASQAISGEIVFEQLLKQVMKAAIENAGAQKGFLILEKNENWVIEAAMESEEITILQSIPVDSLEPATNIPRLSTAIVNYVARSHENVVLNNATDEGQFTRDAYIIATQPKSILCISLLNQGKLAGILYLENNLAIGAFTPERVETLKIIAAQAAISIKNAYLYEQLEDYNRTLEQKVAERTQELLHTVEILKATQSELVIENSLLRSAEEPSSYNYQVGGSLPLDAPTYVVRSADRHLYKALRLGQLCYILNTRQMGKSSLCVQILKKMQAEGFACTAIDISVISSPETSLEQWYAGFTYLLVSGLKLSNKVKFRGWWREHEFLSPAQRLSEFINEVLLRVIEEKIIIFIDEIDGVLDLQFDSSAFFSIIRTCYNKRADSSDYQRLNFVLLGVATPSQLIQDKNGTPFNVGQAIQLKGFQVHEAQPLLQGLTKRVSNPQTLLKEVIAWTGGQPFLTQKVCKLICSADSAIPTNEEATYVEELVRSQIIENWESQDQPEHLRTIRDRLLRDKQRARELLKLYQQILHQGQVMAVNSPEETELLICGLVVKREGYLQVNNRIYQMVFDRPWVLKHLNDSEVTTEVGE
- a CDS encoding flavin monoamine oxidase family protein, whose amino-acid sequence is MTASELTGIDANQVIDVAVVGGGVSGTYLSWRLATSKKYTKVHLYELSDRLGGRLLSVPMPEMPHVIAEFGGMGFLGCQEIVSQLVTHLNIPTKPFPVGSPNNLYYLRGKHLYQREEDLTNQTKVPYNLRQDEQGIHPAELTAKAFLQLIPELKNIQLGDRASLEKWQHLRETWQVDGQYLYNMALWELLLKTLSHEAYKFSADTNGYFFYYGTWNAAQAIEVQMVNPGLENRNAWNDAKTLQQGYQQLPETLAAEFQKHNGQIHRQHRLISFAPYGNSQNPLLKLTFEDRTQKHQVTVFAKHLILAMPKRSLELLDQNNFFFRNPQLRRNLQAVSTNPAFKLFLCYPYPWWRKLQIEDGTSITDLPIRNCFYFGTEGEQTWGKTPPEPQNLNSLMMASFTDGHATNFWQVMKEDVNSSDRELLTASEKMVFTAQQQLKELHNLEDLPSPYAAFYLDWTKDPYGGGWHTWTPLCKPWEIIPQIRRPIPEQNIYICGDCYSNVQGWVQGALNSAEKVLQDHFNLTWPDWLDKDYDLGP